The genome window CATGTGTGCGATTATCGCACCCGGTGAGCTACGTCCCGATAGACCTCCGCGGCGCCGCGCTGGCGCTGCTGGCTTCCCTGTTCTGGGGCGTCAACCCCATCGCGATCAAGATCGGGCTCGAGGACGCCCCGCCGCTCCGCCTGGCCGCGATACGCTTCCTCGTCGGGGGCATCATCATCCTCGGATGGGCGTGGATCACCGGCCGCCTGGCCGGCTTGCGGATCGCGCGCGAGGAGTGGCGGCCGCTGAGCGTCCTCGGGGTGATGCTCACCGCCCAGATCGCCTCGATGAACATCGCCACCGGGCTGACCAGCGCCGCCCACGTCGCCATCATCCTGAACCTCTACGCGGTCCACTTCGTCGTTCTCGCCCACTTCCTCATTCCCGGCGATCGGCTGTCCCTGCGGCGGCTGGCCGGCGTGCTGATCGCCTACGCGGGCATCGCCCTGCTCTTCGGCCGCGAGGCGGGCGGCGCCCCCACCCTGCTGGGCGACGGGATCATGTTCCTGAGCGCGCTCCTGCTCGCCGAACGCACCGTCTACATGGCGCGGGCCGTACAGACGTTCGACCCGGTCAAGATCCTGCTGGCCCAGGCGGTCATCGGCGTGGTGCTCCTTTTTCTTATGTCGCTCCTGTTCGAGCCCGGGGCCACGCGGTGGACCACCCGGCTGGCCGGCTCGATCGCCTTCCAGGGCGCGATCGTGTCCGGCTTCAACTTCGTCGTGAACCTCTGGCTGCTCAAGCGCTACCGGCCGAGCGCGCTGGCGGCCTTCTTCCTGACCCAGCCGCTCTTCGGCGTCGTCGCCGCCGCGCTCTTCGCCGGCGACGCCCTCACCCTCGATCTGCTCGTCGCCAGCGCCGCCGTCGCCGCCGGCATCGGGCTCACGAGCCGGTGAACGCCAGCCGTTTCCCGTCTCAG of Candidatus Methylomirabilota bacterium contains these proteins:
- a CDS encoding DMT family transporter — its product is MSYVPIDLRGAALALLASLFWGVNPIAIKIGLEDAPPLRLAAIRFLVGGIIILGWAWITGRLAGLRIAREEWRPLSVLGVMLTAQIASMNIATGLTSAAHVAIILNLYAVHFVVLAHFLIPGDRLSLRRLAGVLIAYAGIALLFGREAGGAPTLLGDGIMFLSALLLAERTVYMARAVQTFDPVKILLAQAVIGVVLLFLMSLLFEPGATRWTTRLAGSIAFQGAIVSGFNFVVNLWLLKRYRPSALAAFFLTQPLFGVVAAALFAGDALTLDLLVASAAVAAGIGLTSR